Proteins from a single region of Catenulispora acidiphila DSM 44928:
- a CDS encoding alanyl-tRNA editing protein, whose amino-acid sequence MSDSFCSTVVTFPEGAIEASSTIVHIQRVLGLDPKATHWAVFTEATPFHPVDPTWPDQPGDTGVLLTDVGELPVTGCVTAAVARAGGELLVDAEITAKRGDPEYAWLVCHLVADRAGDLPGRLVGTAAKLLVDRRRRRRLSVAHTACHLTGLALNVNLADRWRKPIRTDGLGRPDFDGVAIVSSRIAEDGAMDTYRLGTSLRKAGFVSEGFADGVSALQSAIETSVAEWVRQAGQITVLTKGSALHDRRTWECVLQEGTARTSCGGTHPQNTGELGSVTVRCAFDPDTKLLTVATTVVPS is encoded by the coding sequence ATGAGCGACTCGTTCTGCTCTACTGTCGTCACATTTCCTGAGGGCGCGATCGAAGCCTCGTCGACGATCGTTCACATCCAGCGTGTCCTCGGTCTGGACCCGAAGGCGACGCACTGGGCCGTCTTCACGGAGGCGACACCGTTTCATCCGGTCGACCCCACATGGCCGGACCAACCGGGGGACACCGGGGTGTTGCTGACCGACGTCGGCGAGCTGCCGGTCACCGGATGCGTGACCGCTGCGGTCGCCCGGGCGGGAGGCGAGCTTCTCGTGGACGCGGAGATCACTGCGAAGCGCGGCGATCCTGAGTACGCCTGGCTCGTCTGCCATCTCGTGGCCGACAGGGCTGGGGACCTGCCCGGCCGGCTCGTCGGCACGGCGGCGAAACTGCTGGTTGATCGGAGGCGGCGGCGTCGGCTCAGCGTCGCGCACACTGCGTGCCACCTGACAGGTCTCGCGCTGAATGTGAACCTTGCCGATCGGTGGCGCAAGCCGATCAGAACCGACGGTCTCGGACGTCCCGACTTCGACGGCGTGGCGATCGTGTCGTCCCGGATCGCCGAGGACGGCGCCATGGACACCTACCGGTTGGGCACGTCGTTGCGGAAGGCGGGCTTCGTCAGCGAGGGGTTCGCGGACGGTGTGTCGGCGCTGCAATCGGCTATCGAAACATCCGTAGCGGAGTGGGTAAGACAGGCTGGACAGATCACCGTTCTGACAAAAGGGTCGGCACTGCACGACCGTCGCACGTGGGAATGCGTCCTTCAGGAGGGAACCGCGCGCACGTCCTGCGGAGGAACCCATCCGCAGAACACCGGCGAACTGGGCTCTGTGACTGTGCGGTGCGCCTTCGACCCGGATACCAAGCTTCTCACCGTCGCTACGACGGTTGTGCCGTCGTGA
- a CDS encoding thymidine kinase: MAELVFFTGTMDSGKSTLALQLDHNHNARGRAGLIFTRDDRAGSATISSRLGLKAAAVEVGQNTDLLNHVVQLMSAGGKVDYVVADEAQFYTEDHIEQLARMVDELSIDVYAFGITTDFRTRLFPGSKRLIELADRIEVLQVQTLCWCGARATHNARTLGGEMVVEGEQVVVGDTAVADEIGYEVLCRRHHRRRLTAARSGAAALSPDTLPFGAA, translated from the coding sequence ATGGCCGAGCTCGTCTTCTTCACCGGAACCATGGACAGCGGCAAGTCGACCCTCGCCTTGCAACTCGACCACAACCACAACGCCCGCGGCCGGGCCGGGCTCATCTTCACCCGCGACGACCGCGCCGGCAGCGCCACGATCTCCAGCCGGCTGGGCCTGAAGGCCGCCGCCGTGGAGGTCGGCCAGAACACCGATCTGCTCAACCACGTCGTGCAGTTGATGTCCGCCGGCGGCAAGGTGGACTACGTGGTCGCCGACGAGGCGCAGTTCTACACCGAGGACCACATCGAACAGCTGGCGCGCATGGTCGACGAGCTGAGCATCGACGTCTACGCCTTCGGCATCACCACCGACTTCCGCACCCGGCTGTTCCCAGGCAGCAAGCGCCTGATCGAACTCGCCGACCGCATCGAGGTCCTGCAGGTCCAGACACTGTGCTGGTGCGGCGCCCGCGCCACGCACAACGCCCGCACCCTCGGCGGCGAGATGGTCGTGGAAGGCGAGCAGGTCGTGGTCGGCGACACCGCCGTCGCCGACGAGATCGGCTACGAGGTCCTGTGCCGCCGCCACCACCGCCGCCGCCTGACCGCCGCCCGCTCCGGCGCAGCCGCACTGAGCCCGGACACGCTTCCGTTCGGCGCAGCCTGA
- a CDS encoding YbjQ family protein, giving the protein MCVTTNDIPGYRIDAVYGEVFGLTVRSRNAFSQMGAGLKSMFGGELKGMTKALMDSRNDVMQRMIQEAINRGGNAIVGMRFDTSEMGDVWTEICAYGTAVTISRQG; this is encoded by the coding sequence CTGTGCGTCACCACGAACGACATCCCGGGCTACCGCATCGACGCCGTCTACGGCGAGGTCTTCGGCCTCACCGTGCGCAGCCGCAACGCCTTCAGCCAGATGGGCGCCGGCCTGAAGTCGATGTTCGGCGGCGAGCTCAAGGGCATGACCAAGGCGCTGATGGACAGCCGCAACGACGTCATGCAGCGGATGATCCAGGAGGCCATCAACCGGGGCGGCAACGCCATCGTCGGCATGCGTTTCGACACCTCGGAGATGGGCGACGTCTGGACCGAGATCTGTGCCTACGGCACCGCGGTGACGATCAGCCGCCAGGGCTGA
- a CDS encoding glycerophosphodiester phosphodiesterase: MEIPVIAHRGASDDVPEHTLAAYEAALLQGADGLECDVRLTADMQLVCVHDRRVNRTSNGRGVVSTLELAQLRQLDFGSWKQPAAGEEHEYAEYPDLRREGAHRVLTLERLLQLVVEHPHRVEMAIETKHPTRYAGLVEEHLVALLDRFGLAHPRLGETSPVRVMSFSAMSVRRIRRLAPSLDTVLLLDRVPLRLRDGSLPRGVRIAGPGIHILRIHPEYVERVHSMGNRVHVWTVDQPSDIDLCVELGVDAIISNRPKAVLARLGRDGTAAAAAARHGVVELNPDSP, from the coding sequence CTGGAGATCCCCGTCATCGCCCACCGCGGCGCGTCCGATGACGTGCCGGAACACACGCTGGCCGCGTACGAAGCCGCGCTATTGCAAGGTGCGGACGGCTTGGAGTGCGACGTACGACTCACGGCGGACATGCAGCTGGTGTGCGTGCATGATCGCCGGGTGAACCGCACCTCCAACGGCCGGGGTGTGGTCTCCACGTTGGAGCTGGCGCAGTTGCGGCAGTTGGACTTCGGCTCCTGGAAGCAGCCGGCGGCCGGCGAGGAGCACGAGTACGCCGAGTACCCGGACCTGCGGCGTGAGGGCGCGCACCGGGTGCTGACCCTGGAACGGCTGCTGCAGCTGGTGGTGGAGCATCCGCACCGGGTGGAGATGGCGATCGAGACCAAGCACCCGACCCGGTACGCCGGCCTGGTCGAGGAGCACCTCGTGGCGTTGCTGGACCGGTTCGGGCTGGCGCATCCGCGGCTGGGGGAGACCTCGCCGGTGCGGGTCATGTCGTTCTCGGCGATGTCGGTGCGGCGGATCCGTCGGCTCGCGCCGTCGTTGGACACGGTGCTGTTGTTGGACCGCGTTCCGCTGCGATTGCGGGACGGCTCACTGCCGCGCGGGGTGCGTATCGCCGGACCGGGAATCCATATTCTGCGAATCCATCCGGAATACGTGGAGCGTGTGCATTCCATGGGAAATCGCGTGCACGTCTGGACAGTGGATCAGCCCTCGGACATCGACCTGTGTGTCGAATTGGGCGTGGACGCGATCATCTCCAACCGCCCCAAAGCCGTGCTGGCCAGGCTGGGCCGCGACGGCACGGCGGCCGCGGCCGCGGCGCGTCACGGCGTCGTCGAGCTGAACCCCGATTCACCCTGA
- a CDS encoding ATP-binding protein yields MSVQPESPRKSVSLSTTVTRAPAPRPADSRGTGGTEFPYTPESVGTARHALADALQRMRVAPPAADDAVLILSELVSNALRHALPLAGGTIRVAWWMADDKVLRIAVTDGGRQQPGQAPPLKAAEAPDLVAPDLDDIDESAVDGRGLGIVGLLADAWGVEPWYAPETEATSPYLHAATTSATASAASSAATSRAIHPDPSAPKTVWAAVRLHARHAAPPPPDDQDRRWWRRMRLSLTAHLPGTTRPRTRGTRLGGSRLGEARGGPDSDAAGSDTAWVPRYPEARVGCAAAG; encoded by the coding sequence ATGTCGGTGCAACCGGAGAGTCCCCGGAAATCAGTGAGTTTGTCCACGACGGTCACACGCGCCCCGGCGCCACGGCCCGCGGACAGCAGAGGCACGGGCGGGACCGAGTTCCCGTACACACCCGAAAGCGTCGGCACGGCCCGCCACGCGCTGGCCGACGCACTCCAGCGCATGCGCGTGGCACCCCCAGCCGCGGACGACGCGGTCCTGATCCTCTCGGAACTGGTGAGCAACGCCCTCCGGCACGCCCTACCGCTGGCCGGCGGCACCATCCGAGTCGCCTGGTGGATGGCCGACGACAAGGTCCTGCGCATAGCCGTGACCGACGGCGGCCGCCAACAACCGGGCCAAGCACCACCACTCAAAGCCGCAGAAGCCCCCGACCTGGTGGCACCCGACCTCGACGACATCGACGAATCCGCCGTGGACGGCCGCGGACTCGGCATCGTGGGCCTCCTGGCCGACGCCTGGGGCGTCGAACCCTGGTACGCCCCCGAAACAGAAGCAACGAGCCCCTATCTACACGCCGCCACCACATCAGCGACGGCATCAGCGGCATCATCGGCGGCGACATCCCGCGCTATTCACCCGGACCCCAGCGCCCCCAAAACAGTCTGGGCAGCAGTCCGCCTCCACGCCCGCCACGCAGCGCCCCCACCCCCCGACGACCAAGACCGCCGCTGGTGGCGCCGCATGCGCCTGTCCCTCACAGCCCACCTCCCCGGCACCACCCGCCCCCGCACCCGCGGCACCCGCCTGGGCGGCTCCCGCCTCGGCGAAGCCCGCGGCGGCCCAGACAGCGACGCGGCGGGTTCGGATACCGCCTGGGTGCCGCGATATCCCGAGGCGCGCGTGGGATGCGCGGCTGCCGGTTGA
- a CDS encoding anthranilate synthase family protein yields MPHQGQGQDTLTSPSPSLPDGPFALIRRGVEAEVELLTGQAFEQFPALADLPTEDSDALLALVPYRQLTERGDECHDDHAPLLAMRITERRRFGIAQLPPATPPVLRDGAFDVDDEAYGASVKRVLDEEIGAGEGSNFVLRRTFVGHCDSARETAYGAFCALLEKERNAYWTFLIDTGEGFMVGATPERHVSLADGVAVMNPISGTLREAPATASRERVLAFLQDAKEREELAMVVDEELKMLAEVGDLGGRVRGPFLKEMANLAHTEYYIEARTTMDPRLILRTTMFAPTATGSPIRNAFRVIKRHERGGRGYYAGVAALIGRDEAGAPTMDAPLLLRVAYVENDGTVRVPVGATLVRGSDPYEEVRETYAKAAGVLRAFGVGFGARGGLAVGTEVAPLGGSDAAAASVTPAPLSAPDATPIRTTPWSEDPEIAALLSARNESLSGFWLNEHEPADLVDPQLAGRKVLIVDNEDAFTSMLAVELRALGLETTRVSHDEVPDHTTYDLVLLGPGPGDPRDTASPRMTSVRTLAKLLIDHRVPTLGLCLGHEALAAALGLELVRLPTPMQGTQVELDLFGTTERVAFYNSYAARKPEFLVLDTVLLPGTTLTAALRGPSFTGLQFHPESVVTMDGLGILSREIRRLLTR; encoded by the coding sequence ATGCCACACCAAGGCCAAGGCCAGGACACCCTGACGTCGCCGTCGCCGTCGCTTCCGGACGGGCCCTTCGCGCTGATCCGGCGCGGCGTCGAGGCGGAGGTCGAACTGCTCACCGGACAGGCCTTCGAGCAGTTCCCCGCACTGGCGGATCTCCCTACTGAGGACTCTGATGCGCTCCTAGCACTCGTCCCCTATAGGCAACTCACGGAGCGCGGGGACGAGTGTCATGACGACCATGCTCCGCTGCTCGCTATGCGGATCACGGAGCGACGCAGGTTCGGGATCGCGCAGTTGCCGCCGGCTACTCCACCGGTGTTGCGGGACGGCGCTTTCGACGTGGATGACGAGGCGTATGGCGCTTCGGTGAAGCGGGTGCTGGATGAGGAGATCGGTGCGGGCGAGGGGTCGAACTTCGTCTTGCGGCGGACCTTCGTCGGACACTGCGATTCCGCAAGGGAGACGGCGTACGGAGCGTTCTGCGCATTGCTGGAGAAGGAGAGGAACGCTTATTGGACGTTCCTTATCGACACCGGCGAGGGGTTCATGGTCGGGGCGACACCCGAGCGGCACGTGTCGCTCGCCGACGGTGTCGCGGTGATGAACCCGATCAGCGGGACGCTGCGCGAGGCGCCGGCGACGGCTTCGCGGGAGCGCGTACTGGCGTTCCTGCAGGACGCCAAGGAACGCGAGGAACTGGCGATGGTGGTGGACGAGGAGCTGAAGATGCTCGCCGAGGTGGGCGACCTCGGCGGCCGGGTCCGCGGGCCGTTCCTGAAGGAGATGGCGAACCTCGCACACACGGAGTACTACATCGAGGCGCGCACGACGATGGACCCGCGCCTGATCCTGCGCACCACGATGTTCGCCCCCACCGCCACCGGCTCCCCGATCCGCAACGCGTTCCGCGTGATCAAGCGCCACGAACGCGGCGGACGCGGCTACTACGCGGGCGTCGCGGCGCTGATCGGCCGCGACGAGGCGGGCGCGCCGACGATGGACGCGCCGCTGCTGCTGCGCGTGGCGTACGTGGAGAACGACGGGACGGTGCGCGTGCCGGTCGGCGCGACGCTGGTGCGCGGGTCCGATCCGTACGAGGAGGTGCGGGAGACGTACGCGAAGGCCGCGGGGGTGCTGCGGGCCTTCGGGGTGGGGTTCGGCGCGCGCGGCGGGTTGGCGGTCGGGACGGAGGTGGCGCCGCTCGGCGGGTCGGATGCCGCCGCTGCTTCTGTTACGCCTGCACCCCTGTCTGCGCCTGATGCCACGCCGATCCGCACCACACCGTGGTCCGAGGACCCGGAGATCGCAGCCCTCCTGTCCGCACGCAACGAATCCCTGTCCGGCTTCTGGCTGAACGAGCACGAGCCGGCGGACCTCGTCGACCCACAACTGGCCGGTCGCAAGGTCCTGATCGTCGACAACGAGGACGCCTTCACCTCGATGCTGGCCGTGGAACTCCGCGCCCTCGGCCTGGAGACAACCCGCGTATCCCACGACGAAGTCCCCGACCACACCACCTACGACCTGGTCCTCCTCGGCCCCGGCCCCGGCGACCCCCGCGATACAGCGTCGCCCCGCATGACCAGCGTCCGCACCCTCGCCAAACTCCTCATCGACCACCGCGTCCCCACCCTCGGCCTCTGCCTAGGCCACGAGGCACTAGCCGCCGCCCTCGGCCTGGAACTGGTCCGCCTCCCAACCCCAATGCAAGGCACGCAGGTAGAGCTGGACCTCTTCGGCACCACAGAACGCGTCGCCTTCTACAACTCCTACGCGGCCCGCAAGCCAGAATTCCTAGTCCTCGACACAGTCCTCCTACCCGGCACCACCCTGACAGCCGCCCTCCGAGGCCCCTCCTTCACCGGCCTCCAATTCCACCCCGAATCCGTGGTGACCATGGACGGCCTCGGCATCCTCAGCCGCGAAATCCGCCGCCTCCTCACCCGTTGA
- a CDS encoding DUF5926 family protein, translated as MGKKSSRTAKAGPAKAVDGEIPVVGAREACPCGSGRRYKACHGREAAAAAHQQAAEVTANKRPFEGLPGEADIVAMRELVPAATAPLKLAGEHADRTVTLATVLPMAAPAVHRDTGEIMLALQTLATSGDPDRDLADALLRALDSAPGTVVDSAAPAADGPRLRDLLDTSGDSLGITVHEDFSFWIIDGADVSPEAQLSLEHANAAAYPTKKLESVPSAYWTRIREKGHLRWVMPHEEEKLMDALARLHAAKQSNLGEGTRYVGAFRACGLVVPVWDLPKEMEAAEIEKPAAEFAERLAKALTDDSPLTNDQRRARAGLVSRQVTLR; from the coding sequence ATGGGTAAGAAGTCGAGCAGGACCGCGAAGGCCGGGCCCGCGAAGGCTGTGGACGGCGAGATCCCGGTCGTCGGCGCGCGCGAGGCGTGCCCGTGCGGCTCCGGGCGCCGCTACAAGGCCTGTCACGGACGCGAGGCCGCAGCGGCGGCGCACCAGCAGGCCGCCGAGGTGACCGCCAACAAGCGGCCCTTCGAGGGGCTGCCGGGCGAGGCCGACATCGTGGCGATGCGCGAGCTGGTCCCGGCCGCCACCGCGCCGCTGAAGCTGGCCGGCGAGCACGCCGACCGCACCGTCACCCTGGCCACCGTGCTGCCGATGGCCGCCCCGGCGGTGCACCGCGACACCGGCGAGATCATGCTGGCGCTCCAGACCCTGGCCACCTCCGGCGACCCGGACCGCGACCTGGCCGACGCCCTGCTGCGCGCCCTGGACAGCGCGCCGGGCACGGTCGTGGACTCCGCTGCACCGGCGGCGGACGGACCGCGTCTGCGCGACCTGCTGGACACCAGCGGGGACAGCCTGGGCATCACCGTCCACGAGGACTTCTCCTTCTGGATCATCGACGGCGCGGACGTCTCGCCGGAGGCGCAGCTCTCCCTGGAGCACGCCAACGCCGCCGCGTACCCGACCAAGAAGCTGGAGTCCGTCCCCTCGGCGTACTGGACGCGCATCCGCGAGAAGGGCCACCTGCGCTGGGTGATGCCGCACGAGGAGGAGAAGCTGATGGACGCGCTGGCGCGCCTGCACGCCGCCAAGCAGTCCAACCTCGGCGAGGGCACCCGCTACGTCGGTGCCTTCCGCGCCTGCGGCCTGGTCGTCCCCGTCTGGGATCTCCCTAAGGAGATGGAGGCCGCGGAGATCGAGAAGCCGGCAGCGGAGTTCGCGGAGCGTCTCGCCAAGGCGCTCACCGACGACAGCCCGCTGACGAACGATCAGCGCCGGGCGCGCGCCGGTCTGGTGAGCCGACAGGTGACGCTTCGCTAA
- a CDS encoding TetR/AcrR family transcriptional regulator, with translation MDASRHSDDKILDAAQSALLDLGLRNTTLAEVARRAGASRMTLYRRYPDIDALLTEVLGRQLIRVVRRNAGLQELAGGGRSARDLLVTGTVEVVRAFHGDLLMHKILESDAEFLLPYMTREFGPLQHYALDLLSMRLEQGHEDTSIRHGSVALQARTVLLTAQSFVISARAAGSVPMDRLLEELREMLDAYLRPSADGAQAPDPEPAV, from the coding sequence ATGGACGCCAGCCGACACAGCGACGACAAGATCCTGGACGCCGCGCAGAGCGCGCTGTTGGATCTGGGACTGCGCAACACCACGCTCGCCGAGGTGGCACGGCGGGCGGGCGCGTCCCGGATGACCTTGTACCGGCGCTATCCCGACATCGACGCCCTGCTCACCGAGGTGCTGGGGCGCCAGCTGATCCGGGTGGTACGGCGCAACGCCGGGCTGCAGGAGCTGGCCGGCGGCGGCCGCAGCGCCCGCGACCTGCTGGTCACCGGGACCGTCGAGGTGGTGCGGGCGTTCCACGGCGACCTGCTGATGCACAAGATCCTGGAGTCCGACGCCGAGTTCCTGCTGCCCTACATGACCCGCGAGTTCGGGCCGCTCCAGCACTACGCGCTGGACCTGCTGTCGATGCGGCTGGAGCAAGGGCACGAAGACACCTCGATCCGGCACGGGTCGGTCGCTCTGCAGGCGCGGACGGTGCTGCTGACGGCGCAGTCGTTCGTGATCTCGGCGCGCGCCGCCGGTTCGGTGCCGATGGACCGGTTGCTGGAGGAGCTCCGCGAGATGCTGGACGCGTATCTGCGGCCGAGCGCGGACGGCGCGCAGGCACCGGATCCGGAGCCCGCCGTGTAA
- a CDS encoding glycosyltransferase family 2 protein, translated as MEAEPVTEVTSSDVFVIIPAWNEQERIAATVRAAAALGPVLVMDDGSRDATTRIARRAGARVLTTRNNLGKGAAMAAGVAALPQQARYVLFLDADLEDTASQAGPLVDAVRSGSCDMAIALPPPQPGGGHGLVVGLAREGIKRLTGFDAAAPLSGQRCLTREAAEAVRYAARFGVEVGLTIDLLRAGYEVAEVPADLRHRVTGEDWRSQIHRARQYRDVLLALRSRSLPPRSP; from the coding sequence ATGGAGGCGGAACCTGTCACGGAGGTCACATCGAGTGACGTCTTCGTCATCATCCCGGCATGGAACGAACAGGAGCGGATCGCCGCCACCGTGCGCGCCGCCGCCGCGCTGGGACCGGTGCTGGTCATGGACGACGGCTCCCGCGACGCGACCACGCGCATCGCGCGCCGCGCCGGCGCCAGAGTCCTGACCACGCGGAACAACCTCGGCAAGGGCGCCGCGATGGCCGCCGGCGTCGCCGCGCTCCCGCAGCAGGCGCGCTACGTCCTGTTCCTGGACGCCGACCTCGAAGACACCGCGTCCCAGGCCGGACCGCTCGTCGACGCCGTCCGCTCCGGCAGCTGCGACATGGCGATCGCGCTCCCGCCGCCGCAGCCCGGCGGCGGCCACGGTCTGGTCGTCGGTCTGGCCCGGGAGGGAATCAAAAGGCTGACGGGCTTCGACGCCGCCGCTCCGCTGTCCGGGCAGCGCTGCCTGACCCGCGAGGCGGCGGAAGCGGTCCGCTACGCCGCGCGCTTCGGCGTCGAGGTCGGCCTCACCATCGACCTGCTCCGGGCCGGCTACGAGGTCGCTGAAGTCCCCGCGGACCTCCGGCACCGCGTCACCGGCGAGGACTGGCGGTCCCAGATCCACCGGGCCCGCCAGTACCGCGACGTCCTGCTGGCGCTCAGATCACGATCCCTGCCGCCCCGGAGTCCGTGA
- a CDS encoding rhodanese-like domain-containing protein, with amino-acid sequence MATTDVNALPEGGLLLDVREDDEWAAGHAPTAQHIPMSEFAARKDELGTPEGPVYVICRAGSRSAQVAQYLSQNGVEAVNVTGGMQAWEAAGKAVVTDSGAAGIVI; translated from the coding sequence CTGGCCACGACCGACGTGAACGCACTGCCCGAGGGCGGCCTGCTGCTCGACGTCCGCGAGGACGACGAGTGGGCGGCCGGGCACGCGCCGACCGCGCAGCACATCCCGATGTCGGAGTTCGCGGCGCGCAAGGACGAGCTGGGCACGCCCGAGGGCCCGGTCTATGTGATCTGCCGCGCCGGAAGCCGCTCGGCACAGGTGGCGCAGTACCTGAGCCAGAACGGCGTGGAAGCAGTCAACGTGACCGGCGGGATGCAGGCGTGGGAGGCCGCGGGCAAGGCGGTCGTCACGGACTCCGGGGCGGCAGGGATCGTGATCTGA